A single genomic interval of Rubripirellula reticaptiva harbors:
- a CDS encoding sulfatase family protein, with translation MNKTHKAGFYPRFVFMLAMSTVWMAGLHSVAEAQNPPAPTRPNVIWIMSEDNSAEYLKHFDADGAPAPHIEALAKHGITFDRAFSNAPVCSVARTTLITSCYGPRIGTQYHRRSRLAAMPEGVRMFPAYLRDAGYYTTNHSKEDYNATDRDTATVWNDSSNRASWKNRPSKSTPFFHVETTAVSHESRLHFPESDVDNNSTTTDPDSIKLQPYFPDTPLLRYTRARYHDRMMDIDEHVGKVVADLTQAGELENTFIFYFGDHGGVLPRSKGYVYESGLRVPLVVRVPEKFKTATSRSLGDRTTGFVEFVDFGPTVLALAGIQTPANVDGKPFMGLDVDAKEVDGRDETFGYADRFDEKYDLVRTLRKGDWKYIRNFESFLPDAMQNNYRYEMAAYRQWRALHHEGKLNEVQNQFFLPKSSEALYDLSVDPHEIQNLAGDPTHAEKLSELRARLIERLKSMPDLSFMPEAVLVDEAMKNPAAFGQAHRAEIANLIDVANLSLLPWDQAKPKLTAALNSDDPWTCYWGLIAASSFGKAAASLLPDATKQLQHTEPLVAARAVEFVAIAGDQDPRPFLYRSLQRATSEIEVLPILGTAVYLNDHTDGRFPIDPNLIQLSFKAKPKGEVQRRLDYLK, from the coding sequence TTGAATAAAACACACAAAGCCGGATTCTACCCTCGATTCGTCTTCATGTTGGCGATGTCAACGGTTTGGATGGCGGGACTGCATTCAGTCGCCGAGGCCCAAAATCCGCCAGCGCCGACTCGGCCAAATGTCATTTGGATCATGTCCGAAGACAATTCGGCCGAGTACCTAAAACACTTCGACGCGGACGGTGCTCCTGCCCCCCACATCGAAGCACTCGCAAAACACGGCATCACCTTTGACCGTGCATTTTCCAACGCACCGGTTTGCTCGGTCGCCCGAACGACGTTGATTACATCCTGCTACGGACCGCGGATCGGTACCCAGTACCATCGCCGATCTCGCTTAGCCGCGATGCCCGAAGGAGTGCGGATGTTTCCTGCGTACCTTCGCGATGCTGGCTATTACACGACGAATCACTCCAAGGAAGACTACAACGCAACCGATCGTGACACCGCTACCGTCTGGAACGATTCGTCCAACCGTGCGTCATGGAAAAACCGGCCAAGCAAATCCACTCCGTTCTTTCATGTCGAAACAACGGCCGTATCGCATGAGAGCCGCTTGCATTTCCCCGAGTCCGATGTGGACAACAATTCGACAACGACAGACCCTGACTCGATCAAGCTTCAACCCTATTTTCCTGACACGCCGCTGCTTCGCTACACACGGGCTCGGTACCACGACAGGATGATGGACATCGACGAACACGTAGGCAAGGTCGTTGCTGATTTAACTCAAGCTGGTGAACTGGAAAACACTTTCATTTTTTACTTCGGCGACCACGGCGGCGTCCTGCCGCGATCCAAGGGCTACGTTTACGAGTCGGGGCTGCGCGTCCCGTTGGTGGTGAGAGTCCCCGAAAAATTCAAAACTGCAACCAGTCGCTCGCTGGGCGACCGGACGACCGGTTTTGTCGAGTTCGTTGACTTCGGCCCCACAGTTCTGGCACTTGCCGGAATCCAAACACCAGCAAACGTAGACGGCAAACCATTCATGGGGCTGGACGTTGACGCGAAAGAGGTCGACGGCCGCGACGAAACGTTTGGCTATGCAGATCGGTTTGACGAAAAATACGATTTAGTGCGGACGCTTCGAAAGGGCGACTGGAAATACATCCGCAACTTCGAATCGTTTCTGCCCGATGCGATGCAGAACAATTATCGCTACGAAATGGCGGCTTATCGCCAGTGGCGGGCACTGCACCACGAAGGCAAACTGAATGAAGTCCAGAACCAGTTCTTCTTACCTAAATCGTCCGAAGCCTTATACGATCTGAGCGTCGATCCCCACGAGATCCAAAACTTAGCGGGCGACCCGACGCATGCTGAAAAATTAAGTGAATTGCGGGCCAGATTGATCGAACGGCTAAAATCGATGCCCGATCTTAGCTTCATGCCCGAAGCCGTTTTGGTCGACGAAGCGATGAAGAACCCCGCTGCCTTTGGCCAAGCCCATCGTGCCGAAATTGCCAATCTGATCGACGTCGCCAACTTGTCATTGTTGCCTTGGGATCAAGCCAAGCCAAAACTGACCGCGGCCCTGAACAGCGATGACCCATGGACGTGCTATTGGGGGCTGATTGCGGCCTCCAGTTTCGGAAAAGCTGCCGCGAGTCTACTGCCCGATGCAACCAAGCAACTGCAGCACACCGAGCCTCTGGTCGCGGCACGTGCGGTCGAGTTTGTCGCAATCGCTGGCGACCAAGACCCGCGTCCGTTTCTTTATCGTTCGCTGCAGCGGGCCACTAGCGAAATTGAAGTACTGCCGATCTTGGGGACGGCGGTTTACTTGAATGACCACACCGACGGACGGTTTCCAATCGATCCGAACTTGATCCAGTTGTCGTTCAAAGCGAAACCAAAAGGCGAAGTCCAGCGACGACTGGACTACCTAAAATGA
- the rplU gene encoding 50S ribosomal protein L21 produces the protein MYAIIVDGGRQYRVQPGMELDVDYREIAQGENLTFEKVLAVSGDDGLKLGAPTVAGVSVTASVVGTQMDKKIYIQKFRRRKHSKSRTGHRQMHTRVRIEKIAGV, from the coding sequence ATGTACGCCATCATCGTTGACGGTGGTCGCCAGTATCGCGTCCAACCAGGAATGGAATTGGATGTTGATTACCGCGAAATCGCTCAGGGTGAAAACCTGACGTTCGAGAAAGTTTTGGCCGTCAGCGGCGATGACGGTCTGAAGCTCGGTGCTCCTACGGTCGCTGGCGTTTCGGTCACGGCTTCGGTCGTCGGCACGCAGATGGATAAGAAGATTTACATCCAAAAGTTCCGTCGCCGCAAACACAGCAAGTCACGCACTGGCCACCGCCAAATGCACACTCGCGTGCGGATCGAAAAGATCGCTGGCGTTTAG
- a CDS encoding GTPase produces MDNAFLSDGRTRSPQATVAAVITGVGRSAVAVVSLCGPRAAEIIQRCFGPATNGDFCPGQIRYGVWHGVTRGNGTAGAAGESVVVTPIGSLDFEVHCHGGRAATMRVLADLTAAGAVEISSSQYCDQASSSRIVAEATEVLTRCVTARTAAIAMAQVRGVLCNWASDAIVRLHAHSVSKDLASENTCQLDEVKQQAAAIHRFADVTTRLDQPFRVVLVGPPNVGKSSLLNAIVGYNRSITMDIAGTTRDVLHAETVIDGLPIRISDTAGIRVSNEPIEREGISRAHDAAGQADLVIRVSEPGVPTSDKFAATALIDVLNKADRLSETERSATKVLCTVATTGEGVGELMRRISASLIGVMPPVDQPVAINNRQAKCVAEIAEAVDAHQATRLLESLIDFPSIDQRESDD; encoded by the coding sequence TTGGACAATGCATTTTTATCGGATGGACGCACACGATCGCCGCAGGCTACGGTCGCCGCAGTCATCACAGGCGTGGGACGCAGCGCGGTGGCAGTTGTTTCACTTTGCGGCCCGCGTGCCGCGGAGATCATCCAGCGGTGTTTTGGTCCTGCGACAAACGGCGACTTTTGTCCGGGGCAGATTCGCTATGGCGTTTGGCATGGGGTGACCCGTGGTAACGGAACCGCAGGCGCGGCCGGTGAGTCGGTGGTCGTCACCCCGATTGGTTCGCTGGACTTCGAAGTCCATTGTCATGGCGGACGTGCGGCGACAATGCGAGTTCTTGCCGACCTGACCGCGGCTGGTGCCGTCGAAATCAGTTCGTCGCAGTATTGCGATCAGGCTTCGTCGTCTCGAATCGTCGCGGAAGCCACCGAAGTTCTAACGCGATGCGTGACCGCGCGGACCGCGGCAATCGCCATGGCGCAAGTGCGCGGCGTGCTCTGCAATTGGGCCAGCGATGCGATCGTGCGGCTACACGCACACTCTGTAAGCAAAGATTTGGCAAGTGAAAACACTTGCCAGCTCGACGAAGTCAAGCAACAGGCAGCGGCGATTCATCGTTTTGCTGACGTTACAACACGTTTGGATCAACCTTTTCGTGTTGTCTTGGTGGGGCCACCAAATGTTGGGAAAAGTAGCTTGCTCAATGCCATTGTCGGCTATAACCGCAGCATCACCATGGACATTGCAGGAACGACTCGAGATGTGTTGCATGCGGAAACGGTGATCGATGGGTTGCCGATTCGAATCAGCGACACGGCGGGCATTCGTGTTAGCAACGAACCGATTGAACGCGAAGGTATCTCTCGTGCCCATGATGCGGCTGGTCAAGCAGACCTGGTGATTCGCGTTTCTGAACCTGGGGTGCCTACGAGCGACAAATTTGCCGCGACCGCTTTGATTGATGTGCTGAACAAGGCCGATCGTTTAAGTGAGACTGAGCGATCGGCGACCAAGGTGCTTTGCACGGTCGCCACAACCGGCGAAGGTGTTGGCGAACTGATGCGACGGATTTCGGCGTCGTTGATTGGGGTGATGCCACCGGTGGATCAGCCGGTCGCGATCAACAATCGACAAGCGAAATGTGTGGCTGAGATTGCCGAAGCTGTTGATGCACACCAAGCGACCAGGTTGCTGGAAAGTTTGATTGATTTCCCGTCCATTGACCAAAGAGAATCTGATGATTGA
- a CDS encoding GntR family transcriptional regulator has product MFLSIDFHSDVAIYLQIVRQVKAAIAAGSMRPGQLLPSARVLSGQLAINPNTVARAFTELQSAGVIESLRGRGMVISTGAAALCRRHRDDVLAERIGEVLGEAWHAGLDQSKIQAIVDSELKKLTKTTPAVHVESSEDNSSASTKG; this is encoded by the coding sequence ATGTTTTTATCGATCGATTTTCATTCCGACGTCGCGATCTATTTACAGATCGTACGACAAGTCAAAGCGGCGATTGCGGCCGGTTCGATGCGACCGGGGCAACTACTGCCAAGCGCCCGCGTCCTGTCGGGCCAATTAGCGATCAATCCCAACACAGTCGCTCGCGCGTTCACGGAACTGCAAAGCGCCGGTGTGATCGAATCGCTTCGTGGCCGTGGCATGGTGATCAGCACCGGGGCGGCGGCCCTTTGCCGACGGCACCGCGACGATGTGCTGGCCGAGCGGATCGGCGAGGTCCTGGGCGAAGCTTGGCACGCCGGTCTGGATCAATCCAAGATCCAAGCCATCGTCGACAGCGAACTTAAAAAATTGACCAAGACGACCCCCGCCGTTCACGTCGAATCCTCTGAAGATAACTCGTCTGCATCCACGAAAGGCTAG
- a CDS encoding ABC transporter ATP-binding protein encodes MSPVITAKNLTMHFRRCDALRGVDLEIQPGTVFALLGENGAGKTTLIRILTGFQKPSSGTCLVSGIDPGKDPLAVRRGIGYVSDSPSLYDWMTVAQIGGFAASFYDREFLTRYEESIRRYEITPDQKIRHLSKGQRAKVALSLALAHDPALLILDEPTSGLDPKVRRSFLESMIDRAATGRTVFLSSHQINEVERVADTIAILHRGKIVLHGALAEIRQSIWQVVYDVDDPLRAVAMLPRPAEILSEETSGSQRQVFVRHLDSSMIDDLRQTAGVVNVRYRIATLEETFVACTSGEAILQESPSGESKTEVVQ; translated from the coding sequence ATGTCACCCGTGATTACCGCAAAAAACCTGACCATGCACTTCCGCCGCTGTGATGCGCTTCGGGGAGTCGACCTAGAGATCCAGCCCGGTACCGTGTTCGCTCTGTTGGGCGAAAACGGAGCAGGCAAGACCACACTGATCCGAATCCTCACAGGTTTTCAAAAACCATCGTCCGGAACGTGCCTCGTTTCAGGTATCGACCCGGGCAAAGATCCGTTGGCCGTGCGTCGTGGAATCGGTTACGTGTCGGATTCGCCTTCACTCTACGACTGGATGACCGTTGCTCAGATCGGCGGCTTTGCGGCATCATTTTATGATCGCGAATTTCTGACGCGATACGAAGAATCGATCCGACGTTATGAAATCACACCGGACCAAAAGATCCGTCATCTCAGCAAAGGGCAACGCGCCAAAGTGGCGCTTTCGCTAGCGTTGGCACACGACCCGGCGCTGCTGATCCTGGATGAACCGACGTCCGGTTTGGACCCTAAGGTTCGCCGCAGTTTTTTGGAAAGCATGATCGATCGAGCGGCGACCGGCCGGACGGTGTTTCTGTCGAGTCACCAGATCAACGAAGTCGAGCGGGTCGCCGACACGATCGCGATTTTGCACCGCGGCAAAATCGTTTTGCATGGGGCACTGGCCGAGATTCGGCAATCGATCTGGCAGGTCGTCTACGATGTTGATGATCCGCTGCGTGCGGTCGCGATGCTGCCTCGGCCGGCCGAAATCTTGAGCGAAGAAACATCAGGTTCGCAGCGACAGGTCTTTGTTCGCCATCTCGATTCATCGATGATCGATGACCTGCGACAAACGGCGGGCGTCGTCAACGTTCGGTATCGAATTGCGACACTCGAAGAAACCTTCGTGGCCTGCACCTCGGGCGAAGCGATCTTGCAAGAATCGCCGAGTGGTGAATCGAAAACGGAGGTGGTCCAATGA
- a CDS encoding serine/threonine protein kinase gives MSVDALSDFELGDVLGVGTVGTIYIATEIATGEQVALKKLHPAVSQDPTIRARFEREMLILSRLRHPNIIAYYGGGDDNGTLFYAMELVRGGTVKDLLESRGAFAWPVVVELARQICSALQYAHNHGVIHRDLKPGNLFLTREGEVKLGDFGIARDLRNADLTSTGMTVGTHAYMAPEQITGDASISGKADLYALGCCLYEMLVGRKMFNGENFAQLFEQHLRTPPPHARESVPDCPVELDEVINELLAKRPEDRPFNARKVQAVMLQLDETYHTHDLAAQAGSDVAGSDVAADGVASRGRQILVEQIRNRSDGPPERTVSWSRLAILGALILAGIAIASALSK, from the coding sequence ATGTCCGTTGATGCTCTTTCTGACTTTGAGCTTGGCGATGTGCTAGGCGTTGGCACGGTCGGCACGATCTATATCGCCACCGAAATTGCTACGGGCGAGCAAGTGGCCCTCAAAAAATTGCACCCCGCTGTCAGCCAGGACCCGACGATTCGGGCTCGGTTTGAACGCGAAATGCTGATTCTGTCTCGGCTTCGGCATCCCAACATCATCGCCTATTACGGCGGCGGCGATGATAATGGAACACTGTTCTACGCGATGGAGTTGGTTCGTGGCGGCACGGTCAAGGACCTGCTGGAAAGTCGCGGTGCGTTCGCTTGGCCGGTCGTGGTCGAGTTGGCGAGGCAGATTTGCTCGGCGCTGCAGTACGCCCACAATCACGGCGTCATCCACCGCGATCTCAAGCCCGGCAACCTGTTTCTGACTCGCGAAGGCGAAGTAAAGCTGGGTGACTTTGGGATCGCTCGCGACTTGCGAAATGCCGATCTGACTTCGACGGGAATGACCGTCGGCACACACGCCTACATGGCGCCCGAGCAGATCACTGGCGACGCGTCGATATCGGGCAAAGCCGATTTGTACGCGCTGGGGTGTTGTCTGTACGAGATGCTAGTCGGGCGAAAAATGTTCAATGGCGAGAACTTCGCCCAGTTGTTCGAACAGCACCTGCGGACGCCGCCGCCACACGCCCGTGAATCGGTGCCGGACTGCCCTGTCGAGCTAGACGAAGTCATCAACGAATTGCTGGCGAAACGTCCTGAGGATCGGCCGTTCAATGCTCGGAAAGTGCAGGCCGTGATGCTACAGCTCGACGAGACTTATCACACCCACGACTTGGCGGCCCAGGCAGGCAGTGATGTGGCGGGCAGTGATGTGGCTGCCGACGGTGTGGCTTCGCGAGGCAGACAAATTCTGGTCGAGCAGATTCGCAATCGGTCTGACGGCCCCCCCGAGCGAACGGTCAGTTGGTCGCGTTTGGCCATTTTAGGTGCCTTGATCTTGGCGGGAATTGCCATCGCTTCGGCACTAAGTAAGTAA
- a CDS encoding enoyl-CoA hydratase/isomerase family protein: MQHVDVKIHGNVATILMDRASVRNSLHPTLIEDLQTAFSDVHQEKRVRAVVLSGSGDHFCAGTDLRVFGEIVALPEEESFAQWHAAWGHLTELFESMLRFPKPIVAAVDGAAIGAGLGLALACDIIVPSTRASFGANAVRRGLVGGATAALLAFRAGGATAARMTLTGEAIDADEAWRLGLALSPVLPDQIWVTAKEVAEKCSHGPREAVQATKRLLNESIGETLMTQLAAGAADSATACTTESAIEGIQSFLEQRTPKWP; encoded by the coding sequence ATGCAACACGTCGATGTGAAAATCCACGGCAACGTCGCCACAATTTTGATGGATCGAGCGTCTGTGCGAAATTCGCTTCACCCGACGCTGATCGAAGATCTGCAAACCGCTTTCTCGGATGTCCATCAAGAGAAACGCGTGCGAGCAGTGGTTTTATCGGGAAGTGGCGACCACTTTTGCGCCGGCACGGACCTGCGAGTCTTTGGTGAGATTGTCGCGTTGCCCGAGGAGGAGTCCTTTGCCCAGTGGCATGCTGCATGGGGGCACTTGACCGAACTTTTCGAATCGATGCTGCGTTTCCCAAAGCCCATTGTTGCCGCCGTTGACGGTGCTGCGATTGGTGCGGGGCTTGGCCTGGCTTTGGCTTGTGACATTATCGTGCCGTCGACGCGGGCCAGTTTCGGTGCAAACGCTGTTCGACGCGGGTTGGTCGGTGGTGCAACGGCTGCATTGCTGGCTTTCCGAGCCGGCGGCGCAACGGCAGCTCGTATGACGTTGACCGGTGAAGCGATCGACGCCGACGAGGCGTGGCGATTGGGGCTGGCTCTGTCACCGGTTTTGCCGGATCAAATCTGGGTCACCGCCAAGGAAGTCGCCGAGAAGTGCTCGCATGGCCCGCGCGAGGCAGTTCAGGCAACCAAGCGACTGCTCAACGAGAGTATTGGCGAAACCCTAATGACCCAGCTCGCCGCGGGCGCCGCCGACAGCGCCACCGCGTGCACGACTGAGTCGGCCATCGAAGGCATCCAGTCCTTCCTGGAACAGCGAACCCCAAAGTGGCCTTAG
- a CDS encoding DMT family transporter — MDWIALSVVSALFLGLYDIAKKSSVKDNAVPVVLLLNVLTAAMIWLPMLAISVTDDWRGGDGNTYVTIAGLTDLTLHHHLLLAIKSTLVGASWTLAFFALKELPISIASPIRATSPLWTVAIAVVAMHERPSPLQWAGMAIIFVAFFVFSRIGKREGIHFHRSRPVAMMVTATLLGALSAIYDKYLLQSVAIPPATVQAWFSIYLVPVMLPLAIRWYFVDRKAKPFVWRWSIPLIAVFLLAADFVYFTAMSNPEALISVISPVRRTSVVVSFLFGILHLGELNWKAKLTCIAGILCGVLLISLD, encoded by the coding sequence ATGGACTGGATCGCCCTCAGTGTCGTTTCGGCATTATTCTTAGGCCTCTACGACATTGCCAAAAAGTCGTCGGTCAAAGACAACGCGGTACCCGTGGTGCTGCTACTCAATGTGTTGACCGCAGCGATGATTTGGTTGCCAATGTTGGCTATTTCGGTCACGGATGATTGGCGAGGCGGGGACGGCAATACGTACGTAACGATCGCTGGCTTGACGGACTTGACGCTTCATCACCACCTCTTGTTGGCGATCAAATCGACACTTGTCGGTGCGTCTTGGACATTGGCTTTCTTTGCACTTAAAGAACTGCCAATTTCAATCGCATCGCCAATCCGCGCGACCAGCCCACTGTGGACGGTCGCGATTGCTGTTGTCGCAATGCACGAACGACCATCGCCACTGCAATGGGCGGGTATGGCAATCATTTTCGTCGCCTTCTTTGTGTTCTCGCGAATTGGAAAGCGCGAAGGCATTCACTTTCACCGCAGTCGCCCCGTCGCGATGATGGTGACGGCGACGTTGCTGGGTGCATTGAGCGCGATCTATGACAAGTACTTGCTGCAGTCGGTCGCCATTCCACCCGCCACGGTCCAGGCCTGGTTCTCGATCTACTTAGTACCTGTGATGCTGCCACTGGCGATTCGGTGGTACTTCGTTGACCGCAAGGCAAAACCGTTTGTTTGGCGCTGGTCGATACCGTTGATCGCGGTTTTCCTGCTAGCGGCCGACTTTGTCTATTTCACCGCCATGTCGAATCCCGAGGCTCTGATATCGGTCATTTCACCCGTCCGGCGAACATCGGTTGTCGTTTCGTTCCTTTTCGGAATTCTTCACTTAGGCGAACTGAACTGGAAAGCCAAATTGACCTGCATCGCAGGAATTCTGTGCGGTGTGCTGCTGATTAGTCTTGATTGA
- a CDS encoding FKBP-type peptidyl-prolyl cis-trans isomerase → MCQRCLIGPVVMLLSLFIVPACVNAQEKDAAKVERTESQSIGYFLGVSVGQQMSQNGFELGDIDIEAMLAGFKDGINKAEASMSDDELRETQTRIQTLLETRLRGKGINYLAANAKKEGVKELEGGLQYKVLNAGDGESPAATDTVKVHYTGTLIDGSVFDSSVKRGEPATFRVNQVIKGWQMALQEMKVGDKWMLYIPSDLAYGERGSPGAIGPHEVLVFEVELLEIQ, encoded by the coding sequence ATGTGCCAACGATGCCTGATCGGCCCAGTGGTGATGCTGTTATCACTATTCATTGTGCCCGCCTGCGTAAATGCCCAAGAAAAAGATGCTGCTAAAGTGGAACGAACCGAATCACAATCCATCGGATACTTTCTAGGCGTTTCCGTCGGCCAACAAATGAGCCAAAACGGATTCGAGCTTGGTGATATCGATATCGAAGCCATGCTGGCCGGATTCAAAGACGGCATCAACAAAGCCGAAGCTTCGATGAGTGATGACGAATTACGCGAGACTCAGACCCGAATTCAAACGCTGCTTGAAACCCGCCTACGAGGCAAGGGAATCAATTACCTGGCCGCCAACGCCAAGAAAGAAGGCGTGAAGGAACTCGAAGGCGGACTGCAATACAAAGTTCTGAACGCGGGCGATGGAGAATCGCCAGCCGCAACCGACACCGTCAAGGTTCATTACACCGGCACGCTGATCGATGGATCTGTTTTTGACAGTTCGGTCAAGCGAGGCGAACCGGCAACATTCCGCGTCAACCAAGTCATCAAGGGATGGCAAATGGCGCTTCAAGAAATGAAAGTCGGCGACAAGTGGATGCTCTATATCCCGTCGGACTTGGCCTACGGCGAACGTGGGAGCCCGGGTGCGATCGGACCACACGAAGTCTTGGTATTCGAAGTCGAACTGCTGGAAATCCAGTAA
- a CDS encoding S9 family peptidase, whose product MSDWASVAVVALVMEFVVSPVAMSAVLAEEKLADENPSPQISLRTLFHPDDKQDFDGQLPATHWMDAVGGPSTLLIKRDKAWTQVEIPDASNPDADHSPTEKPWPIVDRLASQIQKLDGISPEQAAAIASRSIPKMTRATDAVLVKIGKALAIASPDQPARWLTRDGATWKNATIDSTARRVAYTVDGDLFVVDTTSGLTMRLTDDADDTLLDGILDWTYQEEIFGRGNYRGFWFSPDGDWLAMLRIDISRIEPYTLPDSTSDRGAGLVRRYSKAGDAIPQAKLFVWDLRQSAAGRVPAARLIESSDSDDERPSAQRLITGVWWHPNRSRMLYSVSDRLQTWREVRSIDTDFLEGRKNDSDLLLREQSPAWVEPPAAPGWMHDGSFLWQSEVPSGRSRLYQVSLDGSIVRPVTPDSFDVTAFKVSRDEKHVLICGDRLRGTVEQQVYRIPLAGIAEAGPSSTAPVAMTPHAVTPGSTATGAIVSDAFARSVVSNVVVPAGAMTLDGMVQVTRGSGWHDVDISPDGQQFTDRFSTPDRPARLGVRSADGSVDEALADSTPRWATPIVGPELFTIVTDDGVPLPAMLVKPNLPGGVGAAGQPSDSGRFPVIIEVYGGPRSPVVSAKWGGTKTLYRELLARRGIATLVVDNRSSAGRGIAESWSIRGQFGEVEMKDLGTVVTWLGGQSWADTDRLAIRGWSFGGFLTLYAMTHSDSFAAGIAGGSVTDWREYDSIYTERYMGLPASNEAGYTAASPLAKAADLSGSLLMIHGEVDDNVHPANSMRMAKALQKAGKDFRLMIYPGAAHSVSSPSQVWHMSVMTDRFLLESLLDSGK is encoded by the coding sequence GTGTCGGATTGGGCGAGCGTCGCGGTTGTCGCATTGGTGATGGAGTTTGTGGTATCGCCGGTTGCGATGTCTGCGGTATTGGCTGAAGAGAAATTGGCCGACGAGAATCCATCGCCACAGATTTCACTGCGAACTTTGTTTCATCCCGACGACAAGCAGGACTTTGACGGCCAGCTTCCGGCAACGCATTGGATGGACGCGGTTGGTGGGCCATCGACTTTGTTGATCAAACGGGACAAGGCTTGGACGCAGGTCGAGATACCCGATGCGTCGAATCCAGACGCCGACCATTCGCCGACCGAGAAGCCATGGCCGATCGTGGATCGGTTGGCGTCTCAGATCCAAAAACTTGACGGGATCAGTCCCGAGCAAGCCGCCGCGATCGCCAGTCGATCGATTCCGAAAATGACGCGAGCCACCGATGCGGTGCTGGTCAAGATTGGGAAAGCACTCGCGATCGCGTCACCCGATCAGCCAGCACGATGGCTGACACGGGACGGTGCGACTTGGAAAAACGCAACGATCGATTCGACCGCGCGGCGAGTGGCCTACACCGTCGATGGCGACTTGTTTGTGGTCGACACTACGTCGGGGCTGACCATGCGATTGACTGACGACGCCGACGATACTTTGTTGGATGGAATTTTGGACTGGACCTATCAAGAAGAAATCTTTGGACGCGGAAATTATCGCGGGTTCTGGTTCAGCCCCGATGGCGACTGGCTTGCGATGCTAAGGATCGACATCAGCCGTATCGAACCCTACACACTGCCGGACTCGACCAGTGATCGAGGCGCCGGGCTTGTCCGGCGTTATTCCAAGGCGGGTGACGCCATTCCGCAAGCCAAGCTGTTTGTTTGGGACCTGCGGCAATCGGCTGCCGGGCGAGTTCCGGCGGCACGGTTGATCGAATCGTCGGACTCGGATGACGAGCGACCGAGTGCCCAGCGTTTGATCACTGGTGTTTGGTGGCATCCGAATCGATCTCGGATGCTGTATTCGGTCAGTGACCGATTGCAGACATGGCGGGAAGTTCGTTCGATTGATACAGATTTCTTAGAAGGAAGAAAGAACGACAGCGATCTGTTGCTGCGCGAGCAAAGTCCGGCCTGGGTCGAACCGCCAGCGGCGCCGGGATGGATGCACGACGGCAGTTTCTTGTGGCAAAGCGAAGTGCCCAGCGGACGCAGTCGGCTGTATCAGGTTTCTCTCGACGGCAGCATCGTTCGTCCCGTAACGCCCGATTCGTTTGACGTCACGGCCTTCAAGGTTTCGCGAGATGAAAAGCATGTTCTGATCTGTGGTGATCGCCTGCGGGGAACGGTCGAGCAGCAGGTCTATCGAATTCCTTTGGCCGGCATCGCCGAAGCCGGACCAAGTTCGACGGCGCCCGTCGCGATGACGCCGCATGCGGTGACGCCTGGTTCCACGGCAACGGGTGCGATCGTTTCGGATGCGTTTGCGAGAAGTGTGGTGTCCAATGTCGTCGTCCCAGCTGGTGCCATGACTTTAGATGGGATGGTGCAGGTGACGCGTGGTTCCGGATGGCACGATGTCGACATCAGCCCGGATGGGCAGCAGTTTACTGATCGTTTCAGCACCCCCGATCGACCGGCTCGACTTGGCGTAAGGTCAGCCGATGGATCAGTCGACGAAGCTCTTGCGGATTCCACGCCGCGGTGGGCCACGCCGATCGTCGGTCCCGAACTGTTCACGATCGTGACTGATGACGGAGTTCCGTTGCCTGCGATGCTGGTCAAGCCAAACTTGCCGGGTGGTGTTGGGGCAGCCGGTCAACCAAGCGACTCGGGCCGTTTTCCGGTCATCATTGAAGTCTACGGCGGTCCACGTTCGCCGGTCGTTTCTGCCAAGTGGGGCGGAACCAAAACGTTATACCGTGAACTGCTGGCTCGCCGAGGCATCGCGACATTGGTAGTGGACAATCGGTCCAGTGCCGGCCGAGGCATCGCAGAGTCCTGGTCGATTCGTGGACAGTTCGGCGAAGTCGAGATGAAGGACCTCGGCACCGTGGTCACTTGGTTGGGGGGCCAGAGCTGGGCCGACACGGACCGGCTCGCCATTCGTGGTTGGAGCTTTGGTGGATTCCTTACTCTCTACGCGATGACGCACAGTGACTCGTTCGCGGCCGGAATCGCTGGCGGATCGGTCACCGATTGGCGCGAATATGACTCGATCTATACCGAACGCTACATGGGACTGCCGGCGTCAAATGAAGCGGGGTACACGGCCGCCTCACCACTGGCAAAAGCCGCCGATTTGAGCGGCAGCCTGCTGATGATCCACGGCGAAGTCGATGATAACGTTCACCCCGCAAACTCGATGCGAATGGCGAAGGCCCTGCAAAAAGCAGGCAAAGACTTTCGGTTGATGATCTACCCCGGCGCCGCCCATTCCGTTTCAAGCCCGTCTCAGGTCTGGCACATGTCCGTCATGACAGATCGATTCTTGCTGGAATCGTTGCTAGATTCCGGCAAATAG